One part of the Bacillota bacterium genome encodes these proteins:
- a CDS encoding glycosyltransferase: MGEAVLHLLRPAAGGMGRHVGLLAPALAEAGWEVTLAGPSDFLARLEGAEGHPRLLRRAVEVPARPSPAALAAARRQLAALLAEGGYRLLHLHGTAALLVAAPLLRSLPAGRRPALAVTLHNLPAERGLLSGLGYRWLERRLLSLHPLWFAVSPLVREEAIRWWGLPPGQVELLPAPLEPPRQARAELPSAWQWEPVYIVGTAARLVPGKGLETLLEAAARLAPRMPELRLWLVGDGPLRQPLRRQAEAAGLAGRLRWEGAVPDAAPYLGAMDCVVVPSRVEALSLTALEALARARPLVVSTAVARTGVVEPGRTGWSFPTGDAAALAAVLRQVREQGDEAARRAARGAEETLRRHGLGRAVERVEAGYRKLLDGTADRPAARG, encoded by the coding sequence GTGGGCGAGGCCGTGCTGCACCTGCTCCGCCCGGCGGCTGGCGGCATGGGCCGCCACGTGGGCCTGCTGGCCCCGGCGCTGGCCGAGGCGGGATGGGAGGTGACGCTGGCCGGGCCCAGCGACTTCCTGGCCCGGCTCGAGGGCGCGGAGGGCCATCCGCGGCTCCTGCGCCGGGCGGTGGAGGTGCCGGCGCGCCCCTCGCCGGCCGCGCTGGCGGCGGCCCGACGCCAGCTGGCCGCGCTCCTGGCGGAGGGCGGCTACCGCCTCCTCCACCTGCACGGAACGGCCGCCCTGCTGGTGGCCGCGCCGCTCCTCCGCTCGCTCCCGGCCGGACGCCGGCCCGCGCTGGCCGTCACCCTGCACAACCTGCCGGCCGAGCGCGGCCTGCTCAGCGGTCTCGGCTACCGCTGGCTCGAGCGACGCCTCCTCTCCCTCCACCCCCTCTGGTTCGCCGTCAGCCCCCTGGTCCGGGAAGAGGCGATCCGCTGGTGGGGCCTCCCGCCGGGGCAGGTGGAGCTGCTCCCGGCCCCGCTGGAGCCGCCCCGGCAGGCGCGGGCGGAGCTTCCCTCGGCCTGGCAGTGGGAGCCCGTCTACATCGTCGGAACCGCCGCCCGGCTGGTACCGGGCAAGGGACTGGAGACTCTGCTGGAGGCGGCGGCCCGGCTCGCGCCCCGGATGCCCGAGCTCCGGCTCTGGCTGGTGGGCGACGGGCCGCTGCGACAGCCGCTTCGCCGCCAGGCAGAAGCGGCCGGCCTGGCGGGGCGCCTCCGCTGGGAAGGGGCGGTGCCCGACGCGGCGCCCTACCTGGGGGCCATGGACTGCGTCGTCGTCCCCTCGCGCGTGGAGGCGCTCTCGCTGACGGCGTTGGAGGCGCTGGCCCGCGCCCGCCCCCTGGTGGTCTCGACGGCCGTGGCGCGGACGGGCGTGGTGGAGCCCGGCAGGACCGGCTGGAGCTTCCCCACCGGCGACGCCGCGGCGCTGGCCGCCGTCCTCCGCCAGGTGCGCGAGCAGGGGGACGAGGCGGCGCGGCGGGCGGCGCGCGGCGCCGAGGAGACGCTCCGTCGCCACGGCCTGGGCCGGGCGGTGGAGCGGGTGGAGGCGGGCTACCGGAAGCTCCTGGACGGAACCGCGGACCGCCCGGCGGCCCGCGGCTGA
- a CDS encoding hemerythrin domain-containing protein: MARRNEGLIPLSQQHHRALVAGKSLRDAARDPSDAGALRRAAEEFLAFWREDGAAHFRREEDLLLPFYGRWGEANDPRVVRMLVEHVELRTRVQQLEEALAAGREPEAGFLADLGRRMSDHVRLEEDEVFPLIEATVPGERLAELAPFF, translated from the coding sequence ATGGCACGGCGAAACGAGGGGCTCATCCCCCTCTCCCAGCAGCATCACCGGGCACTGGTGGCCGGGAAGTCGCTGCGCGACGCGGCGCGCGACCCTTCCGACGCCGGCGCCCTGCGGCGCGCCGCCGAGGAGTTCCTGGCCTTCTGGCGCGAGGACGGCGCCGCCCACTTCCGCAGGGAGGAGGATCTCCTCCTCCCGTTCTACGGACGCTGGGGCGAGGCGAACGACCCGAGGGTGGTCCGCATGCTGGTGGAGCACGTCGAGCTCCGCACCCGCGTGCAGCAGCTGGAGGAGGCTTTGGCCGCGGGCCGCGAGCCGGAGGCGGGCTTTCTGGCCGACCTGGGCCGGCGCATGAGCGATCACGTCCGGCTGGAGGAGGACGAGGTCTTTCCGCTGATCGAGGCGACGGTGCCGGGCGAACGCCTGGCGGAGCTGGCA